A DNA window from bacterium contains the following coding sequences:
- a CDS encoding ribosome recycling factor, with translation MYDLNKQYHDTEEKMKKSLEAVRGELSKVRSGRATTTLLDGIKVDYYGTPTPLNQVGNVSAPEARLLTVQPWDKNLIQPIEKAIQMADLGLNPANDGTMIRIPIPSLNEERRKELVKLTKKYAEDGRIAIRNVRREANDHIKKAEKNHDISEDDSKQAHDKVQKMTDSYIKKIDEMVVMKEKEIMEV, from the coding sequence ATGTACGATCTGAATAAACAATATCATGATACTGAAGAAAAAATGAAAAAATCGCTGGAAGCCGTTCGAGGCGAATTATCCAAAGTACGCAGCGGCCGGGCAACGACGACCTTGTTGGACGGAATCAAAGTGGATTATTACGGAACCCCTACGCCCCTAAATCAGGTGGGCAATGTCTCTGCACCTGAAGCGCGGCTGTTGACAGTGCAGCCTTGGGATAAGAACCTGATCCAGCCGATCGAGAAAGCTATACAGATGGCGGATCTGGGACTGAATCCGGCAAACGACGGCACGATGATACGCATCCCGATCCCGTCATTAAATGAAGAGCGGCGCAAGGAACTCGTCAAACTCACAAAAAAATATGCCGAAGACGGACGAATTGCGATCCGGAATGTCCGGCGCGAAGCAAATGATCATATTAAGAAAGCAGAAAAGAACCATGACATATCGGAAGACGATTCAAAACAGGCGCATGACAAGGTTCAGAAAATGACCGATTCCTACATCAAGAAGATCGATGAAATGGTCGTCATGAAAGAAAAAGAGATCATGGAAGTATAG